The Malassezia restricta chromosome VI, complete sequence genome segment TGATTGCTAATAGCATTCTTTCATGCGAGCAAATAGTTCATCTACTAAGAACACAACGTCTAGGAGCCAGAGCGAACCGATTTATGCTTTAGACTTCTGCGCCTTGAGCACAGCGTCAAGCTTAGTAGCAAGCATAATGTTGCCCTTCACCTTGAGCTTACCCGACATGAAAGCCTTCTGGCCGTTGAGCTTGCCGTCAGCCAGGTCGGCGAATGTGTCATCACCCAGGTTGATAATGCAGTCAGCCTTGCCTTTAGCAGGTCCCTCGTAGACAGTGGCATCCTTTTTCAGGTCGATAGTCTGGACAAGTTCCTTGCCGCCAGCGTTCTTCACGTGAAACTCAAAGACAGCGTTGGTCTGTATGTTAGCGTGACAACAAGGCATATCAACATACTTTCTTCTGAAGATTCTTCCTTTCGTTTTCTGGGAAACCGGCAAGGCCTTCCTGAATCTGCTTGAAGATAGCGGTTGATTTGAAGTCACTCATAATGCAACGTAACTGATGGTCGGGAAAAGAGGTATTGAAAGTGTCGGCTGTAGCAACTCGAACCAGCTCTGCTCGCACAGCTAATCCGGGGTGAATCTGCCCAATCAAAGGATATTCTCTGTTACCACAGCTGCGGACCTGGCCCGGATACGCTTAGAAAAGGCTTTCGCCCGAACCGGTCAGGCATGGATGTGGAGAACTATATGCGAGCAGTGTTGGGGTAATGCAGCATGCTGAGTTAATATGCTTGTCGAGGAGCACTGGATTTATTGAACTACGTAAGGATCTGTAGGGAGGACGGGTAAGGCACTCGACCGCTAAGGCTGCGCAAGGAAGGGATTGTTCTGTACCGAGATGGGACTTGAAGTAGCCGCAGAGCTTGTGTTCAATTGTGTGTCGAAGTTCAAGTCTAGGGCCCAAGAGTCCTCATCTAGGCCTAAAGATAGACGCTTTTCTTCCGCAGATAGAGGAGGCAAGGAGGAAGGAGCATCCACAATGGAATTGACCGTGTTGTGATTCTGCATCAATTTCTCCTCATCAGTTCGCGATGCAGGTGATTGCTGTGCTGGCACTGATTCTGTGACTGGTGCCTCACTGGAAGGGTTTACGACTGGCTCCAACGTAGCAGCATCATGATTGGCTTCGTGTATCTGTGCATCATCTGCTGTAGAGTGAGGCATAGTGTGCTGTCCGGGTTCATTGGTATGCGTGACAGGCGACAAACCGGATTGATTATTGAAACCTTTTTCGTTTCGCTCTTGCATGTTTTCACGCACTGGCGTCATATTGCTGATGCTGTGGGTtcggcgccgtgagcgcatCATAGACTCGTTGCGCCTTATCTCTGTCTCAACAGGCGTGGGCTCTTCGTTTACTCTACGCATAGGTAGTATACCGTTGGAGGCCTTGTGTGAGAGCGAGGGGCGAACAGGATCCACATCCGAGGCACGCTTCTTAAAGAGAAAGCCCAGAGGCGTTTTGCTGTCTTGCGTCTCTTTCAGCGGCGATTGACTCTGCGATTGGGAATGGCGACCAGG includes the following:
- a CDS encoding lipid transfer protein, which codes for MSDFKSTAIFKQIQEGLAGFPENERKNLQKKTNAVFEFHVKNAGGKELVQTIDLKKDATVYEGPAKGKADCIINLGDDTFADLADGKLNGQKAFMSGKLKVKGNIMLATKLDAVLKAQKSKA